TGAGAAGCAAAGAAGAGCTGGAGCAAGCGACACGGATAATGCACTCAAGTATTTACAAATGTTGAAGAGGCGTGACCCCTGTATGTTTTGGAAGTATTCGTTGGATGAACAACGGAGGCTCCACAATATATTTTGGTGTGATGGTGCAAGTCAGTATGATTTCAATGTTTTCGGAGATGTTATGGGGTTTGATGCAACGTACGGGAGGAATAAGTACAAATGTCCCCTTGTGATATTCTCTGGCGTGGATCACCACATGCGCACTGTTGTGTTTGGATGTGCGGTTCTCTCAAAGGAAGAGGAGGAAAGCTATGTGTGGTTGCTTCGGGCATTTCTGGAGGCCATGAAAGGAAAGGCTCCTAAGTCCGTTATTACCGACGGTGATCAAGCCATGAAGAGTGCGATCAAAGCTGTATTTCCAGAAGCACATCATAGATTGTGCAGCTGGCACTTGCTACGCAATGCGACCGCTCGAGTAGGTATTCCACGGTTTATGACCAAGTTTCGTCTTTGTTTAATGGGGGATTTAGAGGTCGATGACTTTGAAGATATATGGAATGATGCAGTTGAAGAATTTGGGTTGCAACAAAATTCATGGGTCAAGGATATGTATGAGAAGAAACATATGTGGTCGAATGCCTACATTAGGGGTAAATTCTTTACTGGGCTTAAGATAACATCAAGGTGTGTGGCACTGAATATACAGATAGggaattttaatttatacataGCAGCTACAACTTGAGGGAATTTATTGAGCATTTCCAACAGTATTTAGAGTTCATGCGTAGGAGATTAGTGGTTGCTGATTACAAATCTGCTTATGGAGAACCGGTTGTGAAAACAAGATTAGAGGAGTTAAAGCGGTTTGCAGCAGCAGTATACATACGAGAGGTCTTTGTCTTATTTCGGGAGGTGTTATTACTAGCTAGCAATGTCAGAGTAGTTTCTTCGAAGAAGACAAGCACGTGTACATTGTTTGAGGTGGCCATGTATTGCCAAGGTAGATCATGGAACGTTTCGTGGGGGGAGATAGATGATGAATTCAGATGCTCTTGCCTGCGCATGGAATCTTTTGGAATCCCCTGTGTCCACATAGTTGGTGTGCTTGTTAGACTTAACATGGTTGTTATTCCAGGTAGTCTTATACTGGGTCGTTGGACAAAGAAGGCAAAACAACCACCGATAAATAACCATGTTTTTAGTGGAGAGATTCCTGATGCAGCCTATATGAGTATGCATGCGGCAATGCTCGATGACTGTAGAGAACTGGTAAAGCTTTCTTGTAGTAACTTTGAGGATTACTTCGAGGTGAAGACCAAAATAGCTAATGAACGAGACGCGTTAAGAGAAAAGATCCGAAAAAGGTTGGCGACCACTGCTGAGGGCGGGGGCGATGATGCGTCAATACACGATCCTCCAAGAGCCAGACATAAA
The genomic region above belongs to Arachis duranensis cultivar V14167 chromosome 3, aradu.V14167.gnm2.J7QH, whole genome shotgun sequence and contains:
- the LOC107479362 gene encoding protein FAR1-RELATED SEQUENCE 5-like, translated to MRSSGLRVPTIFRAFANQSGGFEMVGFQVKDIYNAIEKQRRAGASDTDNALKYLQMLKRRDPCMFWKYSLDEQRRLHNIFWCDGASQYDFNVFGDVMGFDATYGRNKYKCPLVIFSGVDHHMRTVVFGCAVLSKEEEESYVWLLRAFLEAMKGKAPKSVITDGDQAMKSAIKAVFPEAHHRLCSWHLLRNATARVGIPRFMTKFRLCLMGDLEVDDFEDIWNDAVEEFGLQQNSWVKDMYEKKHMWSNAYIRGKFFTGLKITSSYNLREFIEHFQQYLEFMRRRLVVADYKSAYGEPVVKTRLEELKRFAAAVYIREVFVLFREVLLLASNVRVVSSKKTSTCTLFEVAMYCQGRSWNVSWGEIDDEFRCSCLRMESFGIPCVHIVGVLVRLNMVVIPGSLILGRWTKKAKQPPINNHVFSGEIPDAAYMSMHAAMLDDCRELVKLSCSNFEDYFEVKTKIANERDALREKIRKRLATTAEGGGDDASIHDPPRARHKGCGRHVVTTRGRYRRVQRCRKCGKAGHNARRCATGNGDDTTHELDAFGSLHNMDESQEAEASQQMEYNDLSF